The proteins below are encoded in one region of Limnohabitans sp. 63ED37-2:
- a CDS encoding transaldolase family protein, translated as MKLYLDSADARQWAVPAGCPPVQGVTTNPTLVMQAGLPVSLPGYLQLVAQAGQARLPELMLQLPRADVSEAAQWLGALLTAAEQAQVRLTFKLPCHPDWFAVLREVQTRGVPTLLTGLSNPMQLLWAQAQGASFVAPYVGRLQADGRDVWALVAACVAVQANGPQLLAASIKSADVLSRLMAAGAHAVTVRPELATQLATDPMTLAAMAQFDRDVLTSQNNLL; from the coding sequence ATGAAGCTCTACCTTGACAGCGCCGATGCCCGCCAATGGGCTGTGCCCGCAGGCTGCCCGCCGGTGCAAGGGGTGACCACCAACCCCACGCTGGTCATGCAAGCCGGTTTGCCGGTGAGCCTGCCCGGCTATTTGCAGCTGGTGGCGCAGGCGGGCCAGGCCCGTTTGCCCGAGCTGATGCTGCAGCTGCCCCGCGCCGATGTGTCCGAAGCCGCGCAATGGTTGGGGGCTTTGCTGACCGCCGCTGAGCAAGCCCAGGTGCGCTTGACCTTCAAGCTGCCTTGCCATCCCGATTGGTTCGCCGTGCTGCGCGAGGTGCAGACCCGGGGTGTGCCCACGCTGCTCACGGGCTTGTCCAACCCGATGCAACTGCTGTGGGCGCAGGCCCAGGGGGCCAGTTTCGTGGCGCCCTATGTGGGCCGCTTGCAGGCCGATGGGCGGGATGTCTGGGCCTTGGTCGCCGCCTGTGTGGCCGTGCAAGCGAATGGCCCGCAGTTGCTGGCGGCCAGCATCAAATCGGCCGATGTGCTCTCTCGCTTGATGGCCGCGGGTGCCCATGCGGTGACGGTGCGCCCCGAGTTGGCCACTCAGTTGGCCACCGACCCCATGACGCTGGCGGCCATGGCGCAGTTCGATCGGGATGTGCTGACGAGCCAAAACAACCTGCTTTGA
- the tsaE gene encoding tRNA (adenosine(37)-N6)-threonylcarbamoyltransferase complex ATPase subunit type 1 TsaE, whose translation MWPNESATQAFATQLAQGLNQWPGGRDARIELRGNLGAGKTTFVRHLLRAAGVTGRIKSPTYAVVEPHQAGSGDSTWPIWHFDFYRFNDPQEWEDAGFRDIFAGPGLKLMEWPDKVAGQLPPPDWVITLEAIDEDQRRVQISAGTHRGQQWLKAWTAAGAPEHAP comes from the coding sequence TTGTGGCCGAACGAGTCCGCCACGCAGGCCTTTGCCACGCAACTGGCGCAGGGCCTGAACCAATGGCCCGGCGGACGCGATGCACGCATTGAATTGCGCGGCAATCTGGGCGCGGGCAAAACCACATTCGTGCGCCACCTGCTGCGTGCAGCCGGGGTGACGGGCCGCATCAAAAGCCCGACTTACGCCGTGGTCGAGCCGCACCAAGCGGGCTCGGGCGACAGCACATGGCCCATTTGGCACTTTGACTTTTACCGATTCAACGACCCGCAAGAATGGGAAGACGCGGGCTTTCGCGACATTTTTGCCGGGCCGGGCCTCAAGCTCATGGAGTGGCCCGACAAAGTCGCCGGGCAGCTGCCCCCGCCCGACTGGGTGATTACGCTCGAAGCCATCGACGAAGACCAGCGCCGGGTGCAGATCAGCGCAGGCACGCATCGCGGCCAGCAATGGCTCAAGGCCTGGACCGCGGCAGGAGCGCCAGAGCATGCGCCCTGA
- a CDS encoding ROK family transcriptional regulator, with translation MNSASPTSAMRGSNHVGMRQFNERIVLQAIRHHGAIPKADLARLTQLSTQTVAIIVGRLLDDGLLVKQDRVRGKIGQPSVPLSLNPQGAFSVGIQVGRRNLELLVADFNGQPVERVEVLYDYPDPDQLFASMAEGLQTLQNRMGDLWARTVGVGLTAPLSLHKWADLMGGQAAAALARWEDIDLPARVQALTDFPVVFAKDTTAACVAELLQGHGRSVRSFLYVFVGTFIGGGLVLSGHIMNGERGNAGAIGSLPVGLASSVNPKMGMPPQLLQKASGWQLEQALLAAGHNPLLIHQDGILHADYAEFTGTWIAQASQALAMTVASSAALLDLDAVVMDGSLGAPLMSTLMAATQEALAQYRFDGMHQPQLLAGQVGAHARALGGALLPLHSQFFPDKDIFLKQDAA, from the coding sequence GTTCAACGAGCGCATCGTTCTGCAGGCCATCCGCCACCATGGGGCCATCCCCAAGGCCGATCTGGCCCGCCTGACCCAGTTGTCCACCCAAACGGTGGCCATCATCGTGGGTCGCTTGCTCGACGACGGCTTGCTTGTCAAACAGGACCGGGTACGCGGCAAGATTGGTCAGCCCTCGGTGCCGCTGTCGCTCAACCCGCAAGGGGCATTCAGCGTGGGCATTCAGGTCGGGCGGCGCAATCTGGAGTTGCTGGTGGCAGATTTCAACGGGCAACCGGTCGAGCGTGTGGAAGTGCTGTACGACTACCCCGATCCGGACCAGCTTTTCGCTTCCATGGCCGAGGGGCTGCAGACCCTGCAAAACCGCATGGGCGATTTGTGGGCTCGCACCGTGGGTGTGGGCCTGACGGCGCCGCTGTCCCTGCACAAATGGGCCGACCTCATGGGCGGTCAAGCGGCAGCGGCATTGGCGCGTTGGGAAGACATTGACCTGCCTGCGCGTGTGCAGGCCTTGACCGATTTCCCGGTGGTGTTTGCCAAAGACACCACCGCCGCCTGTGTGGCCGAGTTGCTGCAAGGCCATGGCCGCAGCGTGCGCAGCTTTTTGTACGTGTTTGTTGGCACCTTCATTGGAGGCGGTTTGGTGCTGTCGGGCCACATCATGAATGGCGAGCGCGGCAACGCTGGCGCGATCGGTTCGCTGCCCGTGGGCCTGGCGTCCAGTGTGAACCCAAAGATGGGCATGCCGCCGCAGCTCTTGCAAAAAGCCTCAGGCTGGCAGCTGGAGCAAGCTTTGCTGGCCGCCGGGCACAACCCTTTGCTGATCCACCAGGACGGCATCTTGCATGCCGACTATGCCGAATTCACGGGCACCTGGATCGCCCAAGCCAGCCAAGCCCTGGCCATGACGGTGGCCAGTTCGGCCGCCTTGCTGGACCTGGATGCGGTGGTCATGGATGGCTCTTTGGGCGCACCGCTCATGAGCACCTTGATGGCCGCCACCCAAGAGGCGCTGGCCCAATACCGCTTTGACGGCATGCACCAGCCGCAACTGCTGGCAGGCCAGGTCGGTGCACACGCCCGCGCTTTGGGCGGGGCCTTGCTGCCGCTGCACAGCCAGTTCTTCCCCGACAAAGACATCTTCCTCAAGCAGGACGCCGCATGA
- a CDS encoding N-acetylmuramoyl-L-alanine amidase, which produces MRPDRRRLIKAGFLVLSLGAAQLARGANMLAVRVWPAPDYSRVTLESDAPIQSTQTFITSPPRLAVDIEGMQLNAALRELVGKVQASDPNIAGIRVGQYSANVVRLVIDLKHPISPQVFSLQPVAPYAHRLVLDLYPSQAIDPLEQLIQERTAAKPPSAVDKLPGASATVNDPLGDLIARQTQAGAAPLPQALPAPTTRSPDMAPSEGPFMDKPSRPGSAPAQPRTDRLIVVALDPGHGGEDPGAIGPGGTREKDVVLKIAKMLRERINASSVGGSPMRAFLTRDADFFVPLHVRVQKAQRVQADLLVSIHADAFYTPRPQGASVFALSQGGATSAAARWMAQKENKADVIGGVNLGVQDSQVQRALLDMSTAAQIKDSLSLGNSLLREIGSVGKLHKPRVEQAGFAVLKAPDIPSVLVETAFISNPEEEEKLRSEAYQKQLTDALLRGILQYFSRNPPLARNRGI; this is translated from the coding sequence ATGCGCCCTGACCGCCGCCGCCTGATCAAAGCGGGGTTTCTGGTGCTGAGCCTGGGCGCGGCTCAGCTCGCACGCGGGGCCAACATGCTGGCCGTGCGGGTTTGGCCCGCACCTGACTACAGCCGCGTCACGCTTGAGTCGGACGCGCCCATCCAAAGCACCCAGACCTTCATCACCTCGCCGCCGCGCCTGGCGGTGGACATCGAAGGCATGCAACTGAACGCGGCTTTGCGCGAGCTGGTGGGCAAGGTGCAGGCCTCTGACCCCAACATCGCGGGTATCCGCGTGGGCCAGTACAGCGCGAATGTGGTGCGCCTGGTCATCGACCTCAAACACCCCATTTCGCCACAGGTCTTCAGCCTGCAACCCGTGGCCCCTTATGCACACCGCCTGGTGCTGGACCTCTACCCCAGCCAGGCCATTGACCCGCTGGAGCAACTGATCCAGGAACGCACTGCGGCCAAACCTCCGTCTGCCGTGGACAAGCTGCCCGGGGCATCGGCCACGGTGAACGACCCTTTGGGTGATTTGATCGCCCGGCAAACGCAGGCCGGCGCGGCACCCTTGCCCCAGGCCTTGCCCGCGCCAACGACCCGCAGCCCCGACATGGCCCCAAGCGAGGGGCCCTTCATGGACAAGCCCAGTCGCCCGGGCAGCGCACCCGCACAGCCCCGCACCGACCGCCTGATCGTGGTCGCACTCGACCCGGGCCACGGCGGAGAGGATCCAGGAGCCATTGGCCCCGGCGGCACCCGCGAAAAAGACGTGGTGCTCAAGATCGCCAAAATGCTGCGCGAACGCATCAACGCCAGCAGCGTGGGCGGAAGTCCTATGCGGGCTTTTTTGACACGCGACGCCGACTTTTTTGTGCCCCTGCATGTGCGCGTGCAAAAAGCCCAACGTGTGCAAGCGGACCTGTTGGTCAGCATCCACGCCGATGCTTTTTACACCCCCAGGCCACAGGGCGCGAGCGTGTTTGCGCTCAGCCAAGGTGGCGCCACCAGCGCCGCCGCCCGCTGGATGGCACAAAAAGAAAACAAGGCCGATGTGATCGGCGGCGTGAACCTGGGCGTGCAAGACAGCCAAGTGCAACGTGCCCTGCTCGACATGAGCACCGCCGCGCAAATCAAAGACAGCCTGTCCTTGGGCAACAGCTTGCTGCGCGAGATCGGCAGCGTGGGCAAGTTGCACAAACCCCGGGTTGAGCAAGCCGGCTTTGCCGTGCTCAAAGCCCCCGACATCCCCAGTGTACTGGTGGAGACCGCCTTCATCAGCAACCCGGAAGAAGAAGAAAAACTGCGCAGTGAGGCCTACCAAAAGCAGCTGACCGATGCCCTGCTGCGCGGCATCTTGCAGTATTTTTCGCGCAACCCGCCGCTGGCACGCAACCGGGGCATTTGA